In one Oncorhynchus masou masou isolate Uvic2021 chromosome 23, UVic_Omas_1.1, whole genome shotgun sequence genomic region, the following are encoded:
- the LOC135510458 gene encoding actin-related protein 2-like, with translation MDSEGRKVVVCDNGTGFVKCGFAGSNFPEHIFPALVGRPIIRSNTKVGNIEIKDLMVGDEASECRSMLEVSYPMDNGMVRSWEDMLHLWDYTFGPERLDISPPDCKVLLTEPPMNPTKNREKIAEVMFETYQFHGIYVAIQAVLTLYAQGLLTGVVVDSGDGVTHICPVYEGYSLPHLTRRLDIAGRDITRYLIKLLLLRGYAFNHSADFETVRMLKEKLCYVGYNIEQEQRLAIETTVLVESYMLPDGRQVMVGGERFGAPEALFQPHLINVEGAGVAELLFNTIQAADIDLRSDLYKHIVLSGGTTMYPGLPSRLEREIKQLYLEKVLQGDTEKLSKFKIRIEDPPSRKHMVFMGGAVLANIMKDKESFWLSRADYLEKGLRVLDKLGCGVK, from the exons TTTGTCAAGTGTGGCTTCGCTGGCTCCAACTTCCCAGAGCATATCTTCCCTGCCTTGGTGGGTCGGCCCATCATCCGGTCAAACACCAAAGTTGGAAACATCGAGATTAAG GACCTGATGGTGGGTGACGAGGCCAGTGAGTGTCGCTCCATGCTGGAGGTGTCCTACCCCATGGACAACGGAATGGTGCGCTCCTGGGAAGACATGCTTCACCTGTGGGACTACACCTTCGGCCCCGAGCGCCTGGACATCAGCCCCCCAGACTGCAAG GTGCTTCTGACGGAACCGCCCATGAACCCCACTAAGAACCGTGAGAAGATCGCGGAGGTTATGTTTGAGACCTACCAGTTCCACGGCATCTACGTTGCCAtccaggctgtgctcactctctATGCCCAGG GTTTGTTGACAGGCGTGGTTGTGGATTCGGGGGACGGTGTGACCCATATATGTCCTGTGTACGAGGGCTACTCTCTACCCCACCTCACACGCAGGCTGGACATCGCTGGACGTGACATCACGCGCTACCTCATTAAG TTGCTGTTGCTGCGTGGCTATGCCTTTAACCACTCGGCTGACTTTGAGACGGTCCGCATGCTGAAGGAGAAGCTGTGCTACGTGGGATACAACATCGAGCAGGAGCAGAGACTGGCTATAGAGACCACCGTGCTGGTGGAGTCATACATG CTGCCTGACGGTCGTCAGGTGATGGTGGGAGGGGAGCGGTTCGGAGCACCGGAGGCCCTCTTCCAGCCCCACCTCATCAACGTAGAGGGTGCAGGCGTGGCTGAGCTGCTGTTCAACACCATCCAGGCTGCTGACATAGATCTCAG GTCTGACTTGTACAAGCACATTGTTCTGTCAGGAGGCACCACTATGTACCCCGGCCTTCCCTCCAGACTGGAGAGGGAGATCAAACAGCTGTACCTGGAGAAGGTGCTGCAGGGGGACACTGAGAAACTTTCT AAGTTTAAGATCCGCATTGAGGACCCCCCAAGCCGTAAACATATGGTGTTTATGGGTGGAGCGGTGCTGGCCAACATCATGAAGGACAAGGAGTCCTTCTGGCTGAGCCGGGCTGACTACCTAGAGAAAGGTCTGAGGGTTCTGGACAAACTGGGGTGTGGCGTGAAGTAG